A single Triticum dicoccoides isolate Atlit2015 ecotype Zavitan chromosome 2A, WEW_v2.0, whole genome shotgun sequence DNA region contains:
- the LOC119353864 gene encoding pentatricopeptide repeat-containing protein PNM1, mitochondrial-like, producing MWRRHLLRRLLPSPATAGTPSPLVRHLSTTPTPSSTTDTTSIASSLAAAVTKLSSTPPPATSPDAYFSLHFSDVRPTNALLAETLSLSPPATSRAAADLFRFLVRRSLHPSDGALALVVRHLARRRDFPAVRTLLQEFPSALGPDTVDAYLFHLARAGRATDALKVFDELPGELRTRGALTSLVSSLSSEGFPQLAERAVKKIAHEIFPDDNICTLLVSGYADAGKLDHALRLIGETRNGGFQPGLDAYNAVLDCVCRLCRKKDPLRMPVEAEKFLVDMEANGIPRDAGTFRVLIKNLCKIRRTEDAMNLFRQMGEWGCSPDADTYLVLIKSLYQAARTSEGDELMIWMRSAGFGDKLDRKAYYGFIKVLCGIERVEHAVKVFRLMKGYGHAPGTKSYSLLIEKLASHNLGDRSNALFREAVARGVTVTPGVYKIDKRYVKEKKEKKVKKKLTLPEKKILKSKRLYKLKMSFVKKPKRRMRA from the coding sequence ATGTggcgccgccacctcctccgccgcctcctcccatcTCCGGCCACGGCCGGCACCCCCTCCCCGTTGGTTCGCCACCTCTCCACGACACCCACCCCCTCCTCCACCACCGATACCACCTCCAtcgcctcctccctcgccgccgcggtCACCAAGCTCTCATCCACCCCGCCCCCCGCCACCTCCCCGGACGCCTACTTCTCCCTCCACTTCTCCGACGTCCGCCCTACCAACGCGCTCCTCGCCGAGacgctctccctctcccctcccgccACCTCGCGCGCCGCCGCTGACCTTTTCCGCTTCCTCGTCCGCCGCTCGCTCCACCCCTCCGACGGTGCTCTCGCCCTCGTCGTCCGCCATCTCGCCCGCCGCCGCGACTTTCCCGCCGTCCGCACGCTCCTTCAGGAGTTCCCCTCCGCGCTAGGGCCAGACACAGTCGACGCCTACCTCTTTCATCTGGCGAGAGCTGGGCGCGCCACGGACGCGCTCAAGGTGTTCGACGAATTGCCTGGGGAGCTTCGCACCCGTGGGGCGCTCACTTCGCTGGTCTCCTCCCTCTCGTCCGAGGGCTTCCCACAGCTTGCAGAGCGTGCTGTCAAGAAGATCGCCCATGAGATCTTCCCGGATGACAATATTTGCACTTTGCTGGTATCTGGTTATGCTGATGCTGGTAAGCTTGACCATGCGCTAAGGCTCATCGGTGAGACACGAAATGGTGGGTTCCAGCCAGGTTTGGATGCCTACAATGCTGTTCTTGATTGTGTCTGCCGTCTCTGCCGCAAGAAAGACCCGTTAAGGATGCCTGTAGAGGCAGAGAAGTTCTTAGTTGACATGGAGGCCAATGGCATTCCCCGGGATGCGGGAACGTTCCGGGTActgataaaaaatctctgtaagatTCGCAGGACTGAGGATGCAATGAATCTGTTCCGACAAATGGGCGAGTGGGGATGCTCGCCAGATGCTGACACATATCTTGTGCTTATCAAGAGCTTGTACCAGGCTGCCAGGACCTCTGAAGGGGACGAATTGATGATTTGGATGAGGTCTGCAGGTTTTGGAGATAAACTTGATAGGAAGGCGTATTATGGGTTCATCAAGGTTTTATGTGGGATTGAGAGGGTTGAGCATGCTGTCAAGGTGTTCCGTCTGATGAAAGGATACGGGCATGCACCTGGAACGAAATCATATAGCTTGCTGATTGAGAAGCTGGCTAGTCATAATTTAGGGGATCGTTCAAATGCGCTGTTCAGGGAGGCAGTAGCGCGTGGGGTTACCGTGACACCAGGAGTCTATAAGATTGACAAGAGGTATGtgaaagagaagaaggagaagaaggtgaAGAAAAAGCTGACTTTACCGGAGAAGAAGATATTAAAGAGCAAGCGGCTGTACAAGCTCAAAATGAGCTTTGTCAAGAAGCCTAAACGGCGAATGAGGGCTTGA